DNA sequence from the Chryseobacterium turcicum genome:
TAAAATTGGATCTTTTTCCATGTTTGTTATTTTTTATAGGGTTAAGCCCTGGTTATTTTTTTTACTTTGTTCGACAGTTTTTTTAATTTCATGTTGCTTTGCAGATTCCTGCTTTATTGCTGTTTCTATTACTCTTTTTCTTTCTTCGATTGTACCGTTTTTAATCGCATTACAATATTCAAAAGATTGTTTATAGTTTCTTTGAAAGGCAAATTTCTTATCAAAAGCTTCTTCGGATTTTTGAATGAAATTTTTACGGTCAAAACCTCCTTTAACCTGTCCTTTTGTTGTGTTTTTATGGTTCGTCATTGGAGAAAGTTTCATTCTTTTATCTAAAGATTTTCTGCTAACAACTATATGAACATGCATATCAATATTATTTTTCATGTTTCTTTCGTGATGAATTTTAGCGTAGTACATGATATCTTTAGCTTGTAATCCTTTGCCAAAATTTTCCGCATACTTCTGCATTACTTCGTTTCTAACATAATCTTTCAGAGCATCACTTCTTTCTTGGGAGGTTTTGCCAATTTGCTGTAATTCTTTTTCTGAAGGACTCACAGTAATGACAAAGAATTTTGCATCTTCTTTTGTCAGCTTCTGTTTATTGTTG
Encoded proteins:
- a CDS encoding DUF5712 family protein gives rise to the protein MNSGSSSNLVDYLEHEDLERLKEGKQVEHFFSHDQDRVPSAEVIESLDNNKQKLTKEDAKFFVITVSPSEKELQQIGKTSQERSDALKDYVRNEVMQKYAENFGKGLQAKDIMYYAKIHHERNMKNNIDMHVHIVVSRKSLDKRMKLSPMTNHKNTTKGQVKGGFDRKNFIQKSEEAFDKKFAFQRNYKQSFEYCNAIKNGTIEERKRVIETAIKQESAKQHEIKKTVEQSKKNNQGLTL